Part of the Oncorhynchus mykiss isolate Arlee chromosome 23, USDA_OmykA_1.1, whole genome shotgun sequence genome is shown below.
AAGATTTCACTAACTTTGCACATATCTTGTAGCAATACATATCATTTGTGTTTGGAAAAATTGCTGAGGAGGTCAATTTGGTTGGGGATCATTGGTGGACCGCAATATTCAAATCTTTTCTCAGATATTCAAACAGATTTATGTCCGGACTAAGACTGGACCGCTCAGGAACACTCAACATCTATTAAAAAGTCATTCTGATGTGTCCTAAGAGTTAAAATGTGTGTAATCGTCCCACTTTAATAAAACTACCACTGTGTTGGGTCTTGAAAAGACTGAGGCAGGTTTTCCTCAAAGTTTTTACATGAGCTTTGCCCCTTTCATATTTAATTTGGGCCTGacaaaactccccagtccctgcctgTGACAGGCATAGCTAtaacttgatgctgccaccacaattcttgaaaataaactcagcaaaaaaagaaatgtccctttttcaggaccctgtctttcaaagataatttgtaaaaatccgtaatgtccgtactgtgagacgcctaagacagcgctacagggagacagggcagacagctgatcgtcctcacagtagcagaccatgtgtaacaacagatgcacaggatcggtacatccgaacatcccACCTGCTGGAGAGGTACAGaattacaacaacaactgcccgagttacaccaggaacgcacaatccttccatcagtgctcagactgtccgcaatagattgagagaggctggactgagggcttgtaggcctgttgtaaggcagttcttcaccagcaacaacgtcgcctatgggcacaaacccaccgttgctggaccagacaggactggcaaaaagtgctcttctctgacgagtcgcaggtttgtctcaccaggggtgatggtaggATTCGCGTTtgtcgtcgaaggaatgagcgttacaccaaggcctgtactctggatcgatttggaggtagagggtccgtcatggtcatgggcggtgtgtcacagcattatcggactgagcttggtgtccttgcaggcaatctcaacgctgggcgttacagggaagacatcctcctccctcatgtggtacccttccagcaggctcatcctgacatgaccctccagtatgacaatgccaccagccatactgcttgttctgtgcttgatttcctgcaagacaggaatgtcagtgttctgccatggccagcgaagagccccgatttcaatcccattgagcatgtctgggacctgttggatcggagggtgagggctagggccattccccccagaaatgtccgggaacttgctggtgccttggtggaaaagtggggtaacatctcacgtcaagtactggcaaatctggtgcagtccatgaggaggagatgcactgcagtagttaatgtagctggtggccacaccagataccgactgttacttttgattttgaccccccctttgttcagggacacattattccatttctgttagtcacatgtctgtggatctTGTCcagtttgtgtctcagttgttgaatcttacattcatacaaatatttacacatgttaagatTGCTGAAAAtaaccacagttgacagtgagaggacatttctttttttgctgagtttatacacagtatttagtcagccaccaattgtgcaagttctcccacctaaaaagatgagagaggcgtgtaattttcatcataggtacacttcaactatgacagacaaaattagaattttttttccagaaaatcacattgtaggatgtttaatgaatttatttgcaaataagtatttggtcaataacaaaagtttatctcaatactttgttatataccctttgttggcaatgacagaggtcaaacattttctgtaagtcttcacaaggttttcacacactgttgcaggTATTTTGGCAcactcctccatgcagatctcctctagagcagtgatgttttggggctgttgctgggcaacacagactttcaactccctccaaagattttctatggggttgagatctggagactggctaggccactccaggaccttgaaatgcttcttacgaagccactcctttgttgcccgggcggtgtgtttgggatcattgtcatgctgaaagacccagccacatttcatcttcaatgcccttgctgatggaaggaggttttcactcaaaatctcacgatacatggtcccattcattctttcctttacacggatcagtcgtcctggtccctttgcagaaaaacagccccaaagcatgatgtttccacccccatgcttcacagtaggtatggtgttctttggatgcaactcagcattctttgtcctccaaacacgacgagttgagttttaccaaaaagttatatttggtttcatctgaccatatgacattctcccaatcttcttctggatcatccaaatgctctctagcaaacttcagacgggcctggacatgtactggcttaagcagggggacacgtctggcactgcaggatttgagtccctggcggcctagtgtgttactgatggtaggctttgttactttggtcccagctctctgcaggtcattcactaggtccccccgtgtggttctgggatttttgctcactgttcttgggatcattttgaccccacggggtgtgatcttgcgtggagccccagatcaagggagattatcagtgacagctctttggtcttggccatagtggagtttagagtgtgactgtttgaggttgtggacaggtgtcttttatactgataacaagttcaaacagaggacagagaagcctcttTAAGAAGAAGTTACATgtttgtgagagccagaaatcttgcttgtttgtaggtgaccaaatacttattttccaccataatttgcaaataaattcattaaaaatcctacaatgtgattttctggatttttttctcattttgtctgtcatagttgaagtgtacctatgatgaaaattacaggcctctctcatctttttaagtgggagaacttgcacaattggtggctgactaattacatttttgccccactgtacctcacCCAACAAATGAATGGTAAAGATTAGCACCGCAGATCTGTAAATTGCATTATGCTTATCTTCTCTATTCATTTTGGAATGTGGCATTTACATTGTAGCTCCTTCTACAAAACAGAATGCCTGGGATATGGACTTATGTGAAGAGAAGATCGCTTTTGAGGTTTGAAAATATCATCTGATTTTGGAGTGTCATGACCCTTGAGCAGTAATTTTGATAGGACTGAGTGGTttgagtggggaggagaaaactGGAAATTATCTGTTATTGGcatagaggtttggaactctcttattggtctattaactaatttactgcctggtgatgtcaccagcagggttgggtaggttacatTTGAAATataatccattacagttactagttacctgtccaactTTTTTTTAATCAGTAACagaacttttggattacccaaactcaggtacttttagattactttcacATTAGAAGAATACATAAATTAATTTGACCATTTGAATGActtctattgcaggataaatcactGGTAGattttacatagctggccatcaTTTGTTGTTGCATTTTACTTGGGTTGGTTAACTAGGCTTATTCTAACCCATTGCTTTTTACTTTaatacatataataataatattaggcTATATCTTTACAAAATCAAAGTCTGTCAGATTTGCAATGTGATTACCATAacaaaacagaaacaataacaaaggcaCTGGGGCGAACAGTGGCTCTGTTTCCCCTAATGCAGATTTGATCTTTAAAGCTAAAACATATGCATTTCAGAACATACGTAGCTACCTGTGTTCTGTATCATAATAatatgttattctctctctctctctctttctctttctgtgtgtatgtgtgtgtgtgtgtgcatgcgtttgtgTGGGTCAATAGTCCAGAGAGCATAGTTTGGATGCCCAGAAAGCAGCTCCTCAAGGTTTCATCATGAATAAAAACaagcgaggagaagagagggagctcTACAGTTTAGATGTCGGAGATTCCACCTTCACTGTTCTGAAATGCTACCAGAATCTAAGGCCCATCGGCTCAGGAGCACAAGGAATCGTCTGGTAAGTGTAATCACTATGCAATTACCAGTTACTGAGAAAAAAAAACTATGTgctggtttaaaaaaaactatatggCCTTAGAGACTTGGTACAAGGTACTTTTTGAAAAGGGTAGTCTATGACTGGCAGAAGTGGTCACCTCTTAGTAAATAAAAATTGTTGGATTGGCATAGTCAtttttgtgtatatattttttatttaggcTATCTTTTACATTTATGTTGCTACTTTTATTATTCATAAATAATTTACTTTAGGTTCACATCACTGTTTTATTTTCatatgttgttattttgtttatgtGACATGTTTTCTTATTGGTTATTGTGCCACCCAAAGATGATTTATAGAGCTCCCATGTGGACACTCAAATCTTTATGCCTTGATGAAGGCTGACACAATGCCAAGATGCGTTGGAGTTTGTTTGTCAAGCTTTTAACTATTTATTTTTTGATTTTGTTGGGAATTTTACCCCAATTTCGTGAAATCCATTTTCAAATCAAttatgatcttgtctcattgctgcggGAGAGCCaggtcaagtcatgcgtcctctgaaacgtGACCCTCCAAACCGCGCTCCTTAAGCCAGACACAccgatgtgtcagaggaaacactgttcaactgacgactgagTCGTTCCACAGGCACCCGCGGCCCAACttaaggagtcgctagagcgcgatgagccaagtaaagcccccctgggcaaaccttcccctaacccgggcgacgttgggccaattgtgcgccgccctatgggactcccggtcacggccggttgtgacacaggcCCGGATCGaaaccgggtctgtagtgacacctaaagcactgtgatgcagtgcctttgaccacAGTGTTACTCAAGAGGCCGTTTTGAACTATTTCTAACGAAATGCCCCAGAAAATACCTGCCAAGAAATTAAGTTCATCCCTAATTAAGTTCATCCCTTCTTTTTGTTGCCCcatgaaatacttttttttttttagattcaaTTAGTTTACAAGGCAACAAAATGAAAAGCTACATAGCAAAGTACCCCAGTTTGAATTTGTCTAAATACTGTGGTGCTTAATCAATGGAGGAAGGTTGATGCCAAAGCTGGTCCATCAATGACACAATGGACCATGGAATGTTTCAAGGTCTCATGCTGTAAAACATCCAATGGAAAGAAACCCAAATTAGACATCCATTTCAATTCCTATTTCCTACGGTCTCTATCACCCTATTGTTAGGTATGTGTTCATGTATTGCCATGCTCTTGGTCTTGCCTTTTCAGTTCAGCGTATGACCACAACCTTGAGAGAAATGTGGCTATTAAGAAGTTAAGTCGGCCTTTCCAGAACCAGACGCATGCCAAGAGAGCGTACAGAGAACTGGTGTTAATGAAATGTGTCAATCACAAAAATGTAAGTCTGCCTACCAACGCTGGTCAATGACTTCTTCCTGCTGTTTTATTATATTCTAGGAATGACTCTGACAATTATCCTCAATTATGTTTATGAATGGCCTGGCTGGACATAGAGAGTAACTCTAAGAATATTATTTTATGAATGCATAATGGTACTTCAGAAGGAGCAGTAAACAGGCATTTGCTTTGGTAGcccatatagttaatatacacaCAGCTAAAATGCAGATTCATTCAACCAGCATCCAGAACTGCAGTTacctgtttttatattttttattgttatattgaataatacatttgaaaatgacTTGATTACAAACGTGTTATGATGGACTGTTTTCCTTATATTGAGGAAACTAATTTAGCAAGCATTGTGTATGACTCGTGTGTTCATGTTGTTACAGATCATTGGCCTAATAAACGTATTCAGCCCACAAAAATCATTAGAAGAATTTGCAGATGTGTAAGTACATTATAAGAAAAGTCTTGAGCCTTTTGCGTAAAACACTGGGGGAAAATCCTCAGTGGAAATGCACATTAATTGATGTAGAATAACATGATAAACCTTTGACAGTGTAAAATGATTACATGATGTTAGGAATTAAGACATAGAAGGATCATAGAATGATATTTTAATAGGGCCTGTCTGTCATCAATTAAATAATTACTCAGCTATTACCAGAATAACTGTCTGAAATCTCTCTGCATACcttatccctctctgtttaaGCCTTCCAGCTGGCTCCACAGATGTAGGTGTGTGCGCCTGctcggtttgtgtgtgtgtgtgtgtgtgtgtgtgtgtgtgtgtgtgtgtgtgtgtgtgtgtgtgtttgtgtgtacgctATGTGtacacacaagtgtgtgtgtgtgtgtgtgtattttaatctctcttccttcctgtgTAGATACATTGTGATGGAGCTGATGGATGCCAACTTGTGCCAGGTGATTCAGATGGAGCTGGATCATGAGAGGTTGTCCTACCTGCTCTACCAGATGCTGTGTGGCATCAAACACCTCCACGCTGCCGGCATCATACACAGGGTACAGCTCATACTGGCTCATACACACTAACGCTAAGCTAACAGGTAGACACAGGGTATAGTTCACACCAATAACAATAAGCTAACAGGTAGACACAGGGTATGGCTCATACTGGGTAACACTAAACTAATAATGGGGGATTGTTGTATTTCCAAAGATTATACTGTAAACTAAAAAGATTATACAGTAACTCCTCCATGTCAGAGCTGTGATGTTGGCTATATCCACAGGAGAGCAGGAGGAACATGCTAATGATCTAAATACTCATTCAGATTTAATGACTGGGATTGCATCcgaaatgtcaccctattcctgAGCTCTGGTCAAATAAATGCAATGTATAGGGAGTGATAGGGAGTGGATGTATagggagtgccatttgggatacatgcTTGGCCCAATGGAGCATGTAAAGTTGATTCAAGGGTGGGAAAAAACTGAGATTCTGAGATGAATGTATATTCTAGAATAATGTAACTGGTTTGTATGTCATACTACCAGGCCGTTTGCCTACATGCAAATCTGTGAAAGATGACTCACTACTCAGTAACTGTAGTTAAAATGGAGTGACTCATTACTGTTGTTAAGATGGTGATGAATATGGATTCTGCCCTGTTTTATAATATTATCATGACAACATTCCTATAATCCTACATAGCTTCATTGAGGTGCCCCACCTTACAATAATAGCTAAAATAATCTGCCAAGACGGCAAATAGTGCTCTCTGATGGGATTGTCTGCCATAATCTCTTAGTAAAAAATGCTCTGGAACACACTGCGCAGGCTATAGACAGTTTTCGCTGTGTCTGGGCTTTAAATATGCTGCTgctattgatgatgatgacaaTGATGACGACGACAAAGATCATGACAATGATGATGTTCTCTTCTTGTCCCTTCTCTAGGATCTAAAGCCCAGTAACATTGTCGTGAAGTCAGACTGTACGTTGAAGATCTTGGACTTTGGCTTGGCTCGGACGGCGGCAACAGGTCTGCTGATGACCCCCTACGTAGTGACCAGATACTACAGAGCACCAGAGGTCATACTGGGGATGGGCTACCAGGCCAACGGTCAGTACCTGTCAATCAATCAAGCAAATATTAATTCACCATAATGATTTTATGCATTAACCACCACTGCAGATTCTTCCATGACATTGTTTTAATGTTGTATTACTCTTGTAAATAATAATTATGTCTATAATGACATATTGCAAATCACAGCTATAATcaagtttccatccaacctttttggggtggcaggtagcctagtggttagagcgttgggccagtaactgaaaggttgctagatcgaatctctGAGCTGGCGAGGTAAACATCTGCCGTTCtgccactgttcctagactgtcattgtaaataataatttgttcttaactgacttgcctggttaagtaAAAAATGTCAGTCAAG
Proteins encoded:
- the LOC110502239 gene encoding mitogen-activated protein kinase 8 isoform X3 codes for the protein MNKNKRGEERELYSLDVGDSTFTVLKCYQNLRPIGSGAQGIVCSAYDHNLERNVAIKKLSRPFQNQTHAKRAYRELVLMKCVNHKNIIGLINVFSPQKSLEEFADVYIVMELMDANLCQVIQMELDHERLSYLLYQMLCGIKHLHAAGIIHRDLKPSNIVVKSDCTLKILDFGLARTAATGLLMTPYVVTRYYRAPEVILGMGYQANVDIWSVGCILAEMIRHKILFPGRDYIDQWNKVIEQLGTPPQEFLMKLNQSVRTYVENRPRYAGYSFDKLFPDVLFPADSEHNKLKASQARDLLSKMLVIDSSKRISVDEALKHPYINVWYDPAEVEAPPPKITDKQLDEREHTVEEWKDLIWKEVYEWDDWTKQNGVIRGQPLLAQVQQ